A portion of the Sus scrofa isolate TJ Tabasco breed Duroc chromosome 5, Sscrofa11.1, whole genome shotgun sequence genome contains these proteins:
- the GLIPR1L2 gene encoding GLIPR1-like protein 2, translating to METLRPLAREWYAQWLPLTPVGLWKMWFCELWLLLLGSGLPHEEDVTFINEYVNLHNELRANVLPRGANLRFMTWDVALSRTARAWGKKCVFARNTHLEELKMAHPRFNGIGENIWVGPENEFTASIAIRSWFAQKQEYNFERNHCSDNCSNYLQLVWDKSYKVGCAVTPCSRIGHISHAAIFICNYAPGGALWRRPYTQGVMCSQCDDYDRCTDFLCSKIKKITET from the exons ATGGAGACCTTAAGGCCATTAGCCCGAGAGTGGTATGCCCAATGGCTTCCCTTGACACCAGTGGGCCTTTGGAAGATGTGGTTTTGTGAGTTGTGGCTACTACTATTGGGTTCCGGTTTGCCACACGAAGAGGACGTAACGTTCATCAATGAGTATGTGAATCTCCACAATGAACTCCGGGCCAACGTCTTGCCCCGAGGGGCTAACTTGCGCTTCATG ACTTGGGATGTAGCTTTGTCACGGACTGCTAGagcatgggggaaaaaatgtgtgtttGCCCGTAATACTCATTTAGAAGAACTGAAAATGGCCCATCCTCGTTTTAATGGTATTGGTGAAAATATATGGGTCGGCCCTGAAAATGAATTTACTGCAAGTATTGCTATCAGAAGTTGGTTTGCACAGAAGCAAGAGTACAACTTTGAAAGGAACCATTGCTCTGATAACTGTTCTAATTATCTACAG cttGTTTGGGACAAGTCTTACAAAGTGGGTTGTGCTGTTACTCCATGTTCAAGAATTGGACATATTAGTCATGCAGCAATTTTCATATGCAACTATGCACCAGG AGGAGCTCTATGGAGAAGGCCTTATACACAAGGAGTAATGTGTTCTCAGTGTGACGACTATGACAGATGCACAGATTTTCTTTGCagtaagataaagaaaataactgaaacatga